A region of the Mustelus asterias unplaced genomic scaffold, sMusAst1.hap1.1 HAP1_SCAFFOLD_240, whole genome shotgun sequence genome:
tgtgtggaacgtggctatcactctgctcagtgactctgcgttgtgaaggccatcttggagagcgtttacccgaagatcagaggctgaatgcccgtgaccgctgaagtgttccccaacaggaagagaacactcttgcctggtgaagtggaactcttcaccgcacaggaccttcaactgatgctatacactagatacatcgatgacattttcttcctttagactcatggtgaacaatcactgaaacaactatatgatgacatcaacaagttccatcccaccatcagactcaccatggactactctccagaatcggttgcattcttggacatacgcatctccatcaaggacggtcacctcagcacttcactgtaccgcaagcccacagataacctcacgatgctccacttctccagcttccaccctaaacacgttaacgaagccatcccctatggacaagccctccgtatacacaggatctgctcagatgaggaggatcgcaacagacacctccagacgctgaaagatgccctcataagaacaggatatggcgctcgactcatcgatcgatagttccaacgcgccacagcgaaaaatcgcaccaacctcctcggaagacaaacacgggacacggcagacaaaaTACCctacatcgtccagtacttccccggagcagagaagctatcacatcttctccagagccttcaacatgtcattgatgaagacaaacatctcaccaaggccatccccacactcctacttcttgccttcaaacaaccgcacaaccacaaacagaccattgtccgcagcaaactacccagccttcaggagaacagtgaccacgacaccacacaaccctgccacagcaacctctgcaagacgtgccggataatcgacatggatgccatcatctcacgtgagaacaccatctaccaggttcacggtacatacacttgcaactcgaccaacgttgtctacctccatacactgcaggaaaggatgccccgaggcatggtacattggggagaccacgcagatgctacgacaacagatgaatgaacaccgctcgacaatcaccaggcaagagtgttctcttcctgttggggaacacttcagcagtcacaggcattcggcctctgatcttcgggtaagcgttctccaaggcagccttcacgacatgcgacagcgcagagtcgctgagcagagactgatagccaagttctgcacacatgaggacggcctcaaccaggatcttgggttcatgtcattctATCTGtaatccacgacttgcctgggcttgcaaaatctcactaactgtcctggctggagacaatacaaatctctttaacctgtgcttaaccctctctccactcacattgtctgtatctttgagacttgattacctgtaaagactcgcattccaaccattattttgtaaattgagtttgtgtctttatacaccctgtttgtgaacagaactcccactcacctgatgcaggagcagcgctccgaaagctagtggcttttgcgaccaaataaacctgttggactttaacctggtgttgtgagacttcttactgcactcttAAAGCGCCATATTCTCCTCTTAAAGGGACAGCTCCCTCCAGGGGAACACATTTCAATAACTGCTGCTTTAATACTAACTTATATTTCTTCTCCCATTGCTCTTCTCTGTTGTATATCATTCCAAACATTTAAAATCCAGATGTGTAATTTAAAAGAGACTTATATTGGGCACATTTCCCAACACCAAGTCTCACTTTCCACctaggatgaggccattcggtccctcgagtctgttccatcatttaGCTAATTCATGACTGATCTGGGTCACCTACCTTGAATCTGTTAATACCCTTTGCCTGGAGAAAATTAATCAGCCACAGTGAGGCCAGCACTGGATGAGGCCTGGAGCCGTACATCTCCCTTTGGAACGCTCCACCCCACTGTGGACTGTGGATGCTCACTCGATGAGCATAGTCCAGGCAGAAATCAATAGGACTTTGGGTGCCAAAGGAGGTGGGGAGAATGCagggaggtggagttgaggtagatgattagtcatgatcttattgaatggcaggacaggcttgaggggccgaatggtctacactAGCTCCGATTGAGAGAGCTGTATGCCCTTGAAGAAGTGAAACCAATCAAGgcactgttttgtttttaaatcttttTGAGTCCAAAGTGACTGAATTATTCTGCCACCTTGTCTCTGTCACTTCTCTGGGCTAATCCCATGATCCAGGAATGTCTCCTTTGGTTAATGTTGTCCCTTGTACTTCTACCTGACAGGGGAGTTGGCACTTCCTCCACAGCAGATATGGCGGATTGGCAGTCACACTTTCGGAATGAAGATGAGGAGGATCCAGAGGAAGCAGAGGAAAACGAAgggaggtctcccctcaacctcctccgctccagagagaacagccctagctccctcaacctttcctcataagacctaccctccaaatcaggcagcttcctggtaaatcccctttgcactctttccagcgcttccacattcttcttatagtgaggtgaccagaactgcacacaatattccaaatgtggtctcaccaaggtcctgtacagttgcagcataaccccacggctcttaaactccaaccccctgttaataaacgctaacacgctatagaccttcttcacagctctatccacttgagaggcaaccttcagagatctgtggatatgaaccccaagatctctctgttcctacacagtcttcagaaccctacctttgacctgatgggccaaatggcctccttctgcactgtaggattctacgattctaacatgCTGTACACCTCTCGATAATAAACATTTGAGGCTGAGGAGACGGGTTTTTGATAGGAGAGGGaaacaggcagggaagtggagttaaggccacaatcaaatcagccgtgatctcattgaatggtggagcattcctgttcctatttattatgttTAAGTACAACACACTGCGCACGTTTTGATAATTCTAACCCTGACCTGAAACCATAGCCTCAATGAGTGACAGAACAGTACTCACCAGTGCTTCCCCCAGATgttatatagggtggcacagtggttagcactcctgccttacagcgccagggatccatgtttgactctcggcttgggtgactgtgcggagtctgcacattctccccgtgtctgtgtgggtttcctccaggtgctccagtttcctccggaaggatgtgctggttaggtgcattggtcctctggttcttgatccttccaccaatgggaacagtttctccctcttgaCTCTGTCCAGattcctcgtgattttgaacttttccaaggaaaacagttccaacttctccaatctatccacatcactgaagtccctcatccctggaaccacctgGACCTTTTCTGAAGCCGTCATATCTTTCCTAAGTTGCAATctccagaattggacgcaatactccagttgatgctggaccagtgttttgtaaaaattcattttcactcccttgctgttgtactctgtgctgttatttataaagaccaagatcccatgtgcctttttatccactttctcaacttgtcctgccaccttcaatgatttatgcacatatacacccaggtctctctgctccagcacccactttagaattgtttgttttattttatattgtgtcctatgcattcttccaaccaaaatgaatcagaaagaggctattcggcccatcgagtctgcaccgaccacaatcccacccaggccctacccccatatccctacatatttaccctctaacctacgcatctcaggacactaagggcaatttttagcatggccaatcaacctaacccgcacatctttggactgtgggaggaaaccggagcacccggtggaaacccacgcagacacaaggagaatgtgcaaactccacacagacagtgacccaagccgggaatcgaacccaggtccctggagctgtgaagcaacagtgctaaccactgtgctagcgtgccgAATCATTTTGCGTTTCTCAGCATTACATTTAATCTGATACTTGTCCATTCCATCAGCCCCGTCTTTGTCCTCTTCAAGTTTAACACTATCTGACAGTTCACAGTCCTTCCAAGTCTTTCTTAATTCAATTTTTGCAAACACATTTCCAGCTTcatgacaggtggcacagtgaaggTATTCCTCCCATGTGACTCAGCCACAACTTCAGAAAGATCTGaatcctttctctctccacagacactgccagacctgctgaatttttccagcattttccatttttatttcagatttccagcatccccagttatTTGATTTTATTAGATGAGTAAAACGCTATCATtaagaaacccaccaacgcctctattttctgaggagactaaggaaatacaactggaagaatgctttcgatgatgcatctgtaggtgttggtgagagtcgtatgtccgcagatagaaagcatcctttctggttgtatcacagcttggtatggctcctgctctgcccaaaaccgcaaggaactacaaaaggtcgtgaaggtagctcaatccatcacacaaaccagcctcccatccattgactctgtctacacttcccgctgccttggcaaagcagccagcataattaaggaccccacgcaccccggacattctctcttccaccttctcccatcgggaaaaagatgcaaaagtctgagatcatagtaccaaccgactcaaaaacagtttcttagaatcctacagtgcaggaggaggccatttggcccatcgaatctgcaccaccaactatcccacccaggccctatccccataaccccacatatttaccctgctaatccccctgacactaagggacaatttagtatagccaatcaacctaacctgcacatcattggactgtgggaggaaacccacgcagacacggggaaaatgtgcagactccacacagactttcacccaagccgggaattgaacccgggtccctggcgctgtgaggcagcagtgctagtcactgtgccaccgtgcacccctgctaccatcagacttttgaatggacctacctccattaagttgatctttctctacacccgagctatgactaacactacattctgcactctctcctttccttctctgtgaatggtatattttgtctatatagcgtgcaagaaactatacttttcactgtatactaatccacgtgacaataaatcaaatcaaaccagggtgacacccccccccccgcccccaacccctgcagtctTTCCGGGGCCTTCTCTGAGTGATGTCACTGCGGTTCTAGCAGTTAGAAGGTCGTTGAGCCACAGCTatcgatttttttttacaaaagagaATGTATTACATCCACTCACAGAGATGTCCAGCTGTTACAAACACCATAAATCCCTCCTAATACAAAGAAGCGTGTAGTGGTTggagaatgatcacaagctgcgaTTACTCGGTTTTGTCACCGGCCGCTCTTTTCTATCAGTTAAGGTTGTGACGTGTTGATTTatgtttcagaggacatttgatacGCAGGCAGGGATAGCTTAGTCTTCCTCATCGATGCCTCGGAGGCCATGTTTGAAATGAATGGTGAGGCCACTTCAGCATTCGACATGACTATTCAGGTAAGAGGAgaccagtgacagtgctgtaggtgacagtcgttaagtatgttcagggctgaggtagacaaatttttaatcagtcagggaatcgagggtcttggggataaggcgggaaagtggagttgaggattatcacatcagtcatgatctcattgaatggtggaacagactcaatgggctgaatggcctccttctgttcctatgccTGATACTCGAATGGTCCTATAAAACCagatgtctgtctctccctcacatctctgagagacacacacacacacagtccctcttcttgaaaacattcaaggcACATTTTTACCTCAAAAAAGGTTTTTGAAATTTGTCCTGATGTTTTTCAAAAATACTGTGAAGAATATCTACCGTGCaaaagggacagcatggtggcacagtggttagcactgctgcttcacagtgccagggacccaggttcgattcccggcttgggtcactgtctgtgtggagtttgcatgttctccctgtgtctgcgtgtgctgagtgttttaagaacataagaaataggagcaggagaaggccatctagcccctcaagcctgccccgccattcagtaagatcatggctgatctgatagtagtttagttccactgacccgcccactccccataacccttaattcccttattgatcagaaatctatctacctgtgacttaaacatatttaatgaggtagcctccactgcttcaatgggcagagattccctaccctctgagagaagaagttcctcctcaactctgtcctaaactgactcccccttattttgaggctgtgtcctctagttcttgtttcctttctaagtggaaagaatctctctgcctctaccctctctagccccttcattatcttatatgtctctataagatctcccctcagccttctaaactccaacgagtacaggcccaatctactcaatctctcctcataagctaaccccctcatctccggtatcaacctggtcaaccttctctgtactccctccaaggccaatacatccttccgcaaaggtCGGTTGATAGTGCTGCTGACTGATTAGACTCTCTCTACTTGCAGTGTGTCCACAGGGTTTACACCAGTAAGATTATTAGCAGCGACCGTGACCTTCTGGCTGTCGTGTTCTTCGGGACTCAGAAGCACAAGAACTCTGTTGACTTCAAGCATGTTTATGTCCTCCACGACTTGGACACACCAGGCAAGTTTATCCCCCAGATCTGGAGCAAGTCCGTTTAAACTCGGTGTGGGGTATGTCCCTCCCTTGGGACTCTGCTCTGTGCacgttgtggtgtaggtacgcagcTGGGAGCAGTAAAGTGACAATAACCAGGCAatctgattcagtgatgttgattgagaagtAACTATTGGCCGGAATACTGGgaatacacttcagaagtattgaCTGTAAAGCGTTTTGGGACATCTGGGATTGggaaaggcgctatatcaatgcaattgGTGCTTTTTGGTTGCACTTTTCACATTTACCCACCGTCTTCTCATGGGATCACTGATATGAAGAGCAGGCaacaggcatgatggactgaatggcctcctcatcatagaatcctacagtgcagaaagaggccatttgagccagtactgacaacaatcccaggccctatccttgtaaccccatatacttaccctgctaatcccctgacactaagggttaatttagcatggccattccacctaactgtacgtctttcagactgtgggaggaaaccagagcacccagaagaaacccacggggagaatgtgcagactccacgcagacaatgacctgaggccggaattgaacccgggcccctggcgcagtgagacggcagtgctaaccactgtgccacccgtgccaccaTGTATGTAAAATTCTATATTTCCTTGATCCCATTTCCTTTGTCCCTCTGTCCAGTTGGGTTAACATCCTTTCTGCCTCAACCACAAAACTTGAAAATAAATTTCACATGTTTACAACTCACAATTCTCCAGGACTTGTCTGGACCACAGGAACGGAATGAACATTCTGCTAATAAGAATAGTCTATTTGAAACTCCAGATTTAACGCCCATTCTTGGACCTAATTGCTAATTACCGCAATCTCAGCCCGTCCAGAGCCACTAAGCGGACAGCTCAAGTCCAGATGAGATTCTGTTTCCATGGAGCAGAACATGTGTCTCCTCGAGCCCACTTCCACTGGAGGTGTGGGGAACTCTGGctggcacaaagaacaaagaataatacagcacaggaacaggcccttcggccctccaagcccgcgccgctccctggtccaaactagaccattcttttgtatccctccattcacactccgttcatatggctgtctagataagtcttaaacgttcccagtgtgtccgcctccaccaccttgcctggcagcgcattccaggcccccaccaccctctgtgtaaaatatgtccgtctgatatctgtggcaTGAGGCACCATTTTGCAGGACAGCTCAGACTGAGGTTCAAAACGCACAAGTCCTTGGATGCATTGTTTTGAGGTCCTGGTGGAATAGAAATATTGTGGTTacaaattgtggtgaaccatcgttggttcccattgGATACTGCTGAgccggggctggccaggactacaaggatgtacatatgttactgttggattgtgctattgttgctgttgggttagggtggggttgttacacctttgtattgtagtgttgtggcacatcccagtcgggctccgcctcctgggagaggtataagagtccctgctctggccgggaccccttcagtctgggatagtgtatataagttctggtagcttcattaacagtaaataaaagcctttcatttactgagcttcaagcctcgtgtctgaatagcgcatcaattttatttactgttgttaaactctcgtcgaaaaaaaaagagagagtatggagcaaattctcaagccggaacgccttacgctagatccacgtgcggtgggcgcttctaacaccttcgaccactggctgaagtgtttcgaagactacctggcagcctccgcagcggtcaccacagatgatgacagactccgggtcctccatgcgagggtaagcgacactgtctacctcgcgatccgtgcggccactaattaccccaaggccctcgagcttctaaagaagcgctataccaaaccacctaacgagatacacgctcgttacctcctagccactcgacgacggcagtctggcgaaacgatggaggactatgccaatgagctcctacagctagccaggggctgtgactgcaaagctgtgtcggctgagcagagcatgtacgacctcacccgagatgcgtttgtggccggggtcggatcgtcgtacattcgacttaaactgttggagaagggtaaccttaatcttacccaggccatcgagttagcagagatgctcgagtcggcttcaaagagcttagttttatatccggaggaccacgtggagacaacgtggcaggagcagtcgcaaatccctcctcgtccctcgggttcgaaatgctgtgtaatggcgtgctcccattcgggccagacgacggctgcagccccgtgcggcccgcggtgctacttctgtggaggagcgaagcatatccggcaaaagtgtcccgctaaagctgtattgtgtaccgcatgcggtaaaaaagggcattatgcaaaagtgtgccaatctaaacccaggaacagcagtgcggcctgcgattcttcagagcttgggtcatcatcgtcgaagttgtcgcggggttcgtccacgtgcgagaccaggacgacgccattacggtcgacggagtcggagtatgaccaccaggggtcgctgagtttggcgccctcacccacgtgcgattcatgggggcagccatgttggtcgacactgaccacgaacgaccagcaggggtcctccgcatcgatttcagctgcctgcagtggcgttcatgaaccaacggtggcgtcgatcatcctggaccaggccaagcctcagagACTCGACcgttctatgatgaatatccaggtaaa
Encoded here:
- the LOC144485849 gene encoding uncharacterized protein LOC144485849 — protein: MEQILKPERLTLDPRAVGASNTFDHWLKCFEDYLAASAAVTTDDDRLRVLHARVSDTVYLAIRAATNYPKALELLKKRYTKPPNEIHARYLLATRRRQSGETMEDYANELLQLARGCDCKAVSAEQSMYDLTRDAFVAGVGSSYIRLKLLEKGNLNLTQAIELAEMLESASKSLVLYPEDHVETTWQEQSQIPPRPSGSKCCVMACSHSGQTTAAAPCGPRCYFCGGAKHIRQKCPAKAVLCTACGKKGHYAKVCQSKPRNSSAACDSSELGSSSSKLSRGSSTCETRTTPLRSTESEYDHQGSLSLAPSPTCDSWGQPCWSTLTTNDQQGSSASISAACSGVHEPTVASIILDQAKPQRLDRSMMNIQLA